The Panthera uncia isolate 11264 chromosome C2, Puncia_PCG_1.0, whole genome shotgun sequence genome contains a region encoding:
- the GOLGB1 gene encoding golgin subfamily B member 1 isoform X3, with product MLSRLSGLANVVLHELSGDDTDQNMRASLDPALPQESDMEFNNRTQEDVLERLAYAEQLVVELKEIVRQKDIQLQQKDEVLQEERKAADNKIKKLKLHAKAKLTSLNKHIEEMKAQGGTVLPTEPQSEEQLSKHDKSSTEEEMEVEKIKHKLQEKEELISCLQAQLTQAQAEQTTQHSTEVEEFLIMKQQLQEKEELISSLKAQLSQTQAEQAAQLSSMQQVVREKDARFETQVRLHEDELLQLVTQADVETEMQQKLRVLQRKLEEHEEALLGRAQVVDLLQQELTTAEEKNQILSQQLQQMEAEHNTLRNTVETERQESKILMEKMQLEVTERKLSFHNLQEEMHHLLEQLEQAGQAQAELQSRYNALEQKHKAEMEEKISHISSLQKTEQELHSACNALKEENSKLLQDKSEQAVHSAQAIQQLEEQVKLLSRPTLQQQEAASQTSLPDVYTEDTQVVTEENIAFLQKKVIELENEKRALLLSSIELEELKAENEKLSSQITLLEAQNRSGEADREVSEVNMVDITGLGKSSSSAEESGQDVLDNTFSQKHKELSVLLLEMKEAQEEIAFLKLQLQGKKAEEDAEVPDQKEMKQAESEGILTVSMKVLPEDTGQHFPPMPHEGSSLPTLEKEKQMSTKHQNRTSEDISLNDTEMELKSTKQDDVDKSLSAVPGICQCHQDELERLKRQILELEISSHKAEEIYEENLDEKTKEISNLTQLIDEFRKNAENTNSAFTALSEERDQLLSQVKELSVVTELRAQVQQLEVSLAEAERQRRLDYESQTTHHNLLTEQIHSLSIEAKSKDVKIEVLQNELDGLQLQFSEQSALIKSLQSQLEKKENEVLEGAECVRNISNKMEELSQALSQKELEIAKMDQLLLEKKRDVETLRQTIIEKDQQVTEISFSMTEKMVQLNEEKFSLGIEIKTLKEQLNLLSRAEEAKKEQIEEDKEVVSGLKQNYDELNPAGLLSKEELQHELDLVKKESEQRKRKLQAALINRKELLQRVSRLEEELAKVKDESTKEIPLNESEKREMEEDKESKEDSEKCVTAKCQEIEISLKQIISEKEVELEHVRKDLEEKVAAEEELQAVIKQMNQNLQEKTNKIDLLQAEIIENQAVIQKLTTGNKDVGDGDSAAPVKETVAISPPGVGSGEHWKPELEEKMLDLEKEKEQLQKKLQEVLTSRKAILQKAQEKERHLREELKQQKDDYNHLRDQFDEQRKENEDIGDQLRQLQIQVKESVDRKLLSIDQQDPGPPNQSLKEPLFKATEQQPTQSVSESDSLSPRDADALQSSTSVVQIKNQLKEIEAQKEELELKISSVTSELTKKSEEVFQLQEQINKQDLEIRSLKTASHEAETHAESLRQKLESSQLEIAGLEHLRELQPELDELQKLLSKKEEEVRYLSGQLSEKEEALMKVQTEIMEQEDLIKALHTQLEMQAKEHDEKIKQLQVELCEMKQKPEETGEESKAKQQIQRKLQAALISRKEALKENKSLQEELSLARETIEHLTKSLADVESQVSAQNKEKDTFLGKLALLQEERDKLITEMDRSLMENQSLNGSCESLKLALEDLTEDKKNLVKEIESLKCSKIAESAEWQEKHKELQKEYEILLQSYENVSNEAERIQHVVETVRQEKQELYGKLRSTEANKKEAEKQLQEAEREMEEMKEKMRKFAKSKQQKILELEEENDRLRAEVHSGGGTSNDDVEALLSSNSNLKEELERVKTEYKTLSKEFEALMTEKDSLCEEVRDLKHQVEGTVSKQGSLEATEKPDNQRDIFEGTTQSVPGDSNEQSSLNMSTRTEYSESVPSENSAKKPDENENVSSNDEINNCLQQIDQLKEKIAELEEEKQKEREFNQTLENERSTLQSQISAKDDELKILQEEITKINLSNQQMQEELARVTKLKETAEEEKDDLEERLMNQLAELNGSIGNYYQDVTDAQIKNELLESEMQNLKKCVSELEEEKQQLVKEKTKVESEIRKEYLEKIQGAQKEPGNKSHAKELQELLKEKQQEVKQLQKDCIRYQEKISALERTVKALEFVQTESQKDLEITKENLAQANEHRKKAETELASFKVLLDDTQSEAARVLADNLKLKKELQSNKESVKSQMKQKDEDLERRLEQVEEKHLKEKKNMQEKLDALRREKVHLEETFGEVQITLNKKDKEVKQLQENLDSTVAQLAAFTKSMSSLQDDRDRVIDEAKKWERKFSDAIQTKEEEIRLKEENCSVLKDQLRQMSIHMEELKINISRLEHDKQIWESKAQTEVQLQQKVCDTLQGENKELLSQLEETRHLYHSSQNELAKLESELKILRDQSTDLNNSLEKCKEKKENLEGIIKQQEADIQNCKFSYEQLETDLQASRQLTSRLHEEISMKEQKIISLLSAKEQAIQVAVAELHQQHNKEIKELENLLSQEEEENIVLEEENKKAVDKTNQLMETLKTIKKENLQQKAQLNSFVKSMSSLQDDRDRIVGDYQQLEERHLSVILEKDQLIQEAAAENNKLKEEIRCLRSHMDDLNSENAKLDAELIQYREDLNQVISRKDCQQKQLLEAQLQQNKELKSECAKLEGKLKESEEAKEDLRRSSLALEEEKQSLSREIESLNASISQLKKQLTALQEEGTLGIFQAQLKVKEEEVQKLSTTLSSSQKRITELEKELICVQKEAAKKVGEIEDKLKKELKHLHHDAGIMRNETETAEERVAELARDLVEMEQKLLMVTKENKDLTAQIQSFGRSMNSLQNSRDHANEELDELRRKYEASLEELAQLREEQGLLSRERDALVSKAALSANSTEDSSLPHLEKLNQQLLSKDEQLLHLSSQLEDSYSQVQSFSKAMASLQNERDHLLNELQKFRKLEEGKQRSAAQPVTSLAEVQSLKKAMSSLQNDRDRLLKELKNLQQQYLQINQEITELRPLKAQLQEYQDKTKNFQIMQEELRQENLSWQHELHQLRVEKSSWEAQEKRMKEQYLMAISDKDQQLSHLQNLIRELRSPSSHTEALKVQYQRQASPETLASLDGSQNLVYETELLRTQLNDSLKEIHQKELRIQQLNSKGPLNIDVAPGAPQEKNGAHRKSDPEELREPQLSFSEAQQQLCNTKQEMSELRKLLEEERDQRVAAETALSVAEEQIRRLEHSEWDSARSPIIGSCGTQEQALLIDLTSSSCRRTRSGAGWKRVLRSLCHSRTRVPLLAAIYFLMVHVLLILCFTGHL from the exons ATGCTGAGCCGATTGTCAGGATTAGCCAATGTTGTTTTGCATGAATTATCAGGAGATGACACTGATCAGAATATGAGGGCTTCCCTAGACCCT GCATTACCCCAAGAATCTGACATGGAATTTAACAATAGAACACAAGAGGATGTTCTGGAGCGCCTGGCTTACGCTGAGCAGTTGGTGGTGGAGTTAAAAGAAATCGTTAGACAGAAGGACATTCAACTGCAACAAAAGGATGAAGTTCTACAG gaagaaagaaaagctgctgataataaaataaaaaaactaaaacttcaTGCTAAGGCAAAATTAACTTCTTTGAATAAGCACATTGAAGAAATGAAGGCACAAGGAGGGACTGTCCTGCCTACAGAACCTCAGTCAGAGGAGCAACTTTCCAAG CATGATAAGAGTTCTacagaggaagagatggaagtagaaaagataaaacataaactCCAGGAGAAGGAAGAACTAATTAGCTGTTTGCAAGCCCAACTTACCCAGGCACAGGCAGAGCAAACTACACAG CACTCAACAGAGGTGGaagaatttttaattatgaagCAACAGCTCCAAGAGAAGGAAGAACTCATTAGCAGTCTGAAAGCCCAGCTCAGCCAGACACAGGCAGAACAAGCTGCTCAG TTGAGTTCCATGCAGCAGGTGGTCCGAGAGAAAGATGCCCGCTTTGAAACACAAGTTCGTCTTCATGAAGATGAGCTTCTTCAGTTAGTAACCCAGGCAGATGTGGAAACAGAGATGCAACAG AAATTAAGGGTGCTGCAGAGGAAGCTTGAAGAGCATGAGGAAGCCTTATTGGGCCGTGCTCAGGTGGTGGACTTGCTACAACAGGAGCTGACTACTGCCGAAGAGAAAAACCAG attctCTCTCAGCAGTTACAGCAGATGGAAGCTGAGCATAATACTTTAAGGAACACTGTGGAAACAGAAAGACAGGAGTCCAAGATTCTAATGGAAAAGATGCAACTTGAGGTGACAGAGAGAAAATTATCTTTCCATAACCTGCAGGAAGAAATGCATCATCTTCTGGAGCAGCTTGAGCAAGCAGGTCAAGCCCAGGCTGAACTACAGTCCCGGTACAATGCTTTAGAGCAGAAGCACaaagcagaaatggaagagaagatcTCTCACATTTCGAGTCTTCAGAAGACTGAGCAAGAGCTACATTCTGCCTGTAATGCTCTAAAGGAGGAAAATTCAAAGCTTCTCCAAGATAAGAGTGAACAGGCAGTTCATTCAGCCCAGGCTATTCAACAACTGGAAG agCAAGTCAAATTGCTAAGCAGACCAACCTTGCAACAACAAGAAGCAGCGTCTCAGACTTCTCTCCCAGATGTTTATACTGAGGATACACAG GTAGTCACTGAGGAGAATATTGCCTTTTTGCAGAAGAAAGTGATAGAActagagaatgaaaagagagCTTTGCTCCTTAGTTCTATAGAGCTGGAGGAGCTGAAAGCTGAGAATG AAAAACTGTCTTCTCAGATTACTCTCCTGGAGGCTCAGAATAGAAgtggagaggcagatagagaagTCAGTGAG gtcaaCATGGTTGATATTACCGGACTCGGCAAGAGTAGCTCTTCTGCTGAGGAGAGTGGACAGGATGTCTTAGACAACACATTTTCTCAGAAACATAAAGAACTGTCCGTTTTATTGCTGGAAATGAAAGAAGCTCAAGAAGAGATTGCATTTCTTAAGCTGCAGCTTCAGGGGAAAAAGGCCGAGGAGGACGCTGAGGTCCCTgaccagaaagaaatgaagcaggCAGAAAGTGAAGGAATACTTACAGTTAGCATGAAAGTATTGCCTGAAGATACAGGGCAACATTTTCCCCCAATGCCACATGAAGGGAGCAGTCTTCCaacacttgaaaaagaaaagcagatgagTACTAAACATCAAAATAGAACATCTGAAGATATATCTTTAAATGACACTGAAATGGAATTAAAATCAACCAAACAGGATGATGTTGATAAATCCCTTTCTGCTGTACCAGGAATTTGTCAGTGTCACCAGGATGAATTGGAAAGGCTAAAAAGGCAAATTTTGGAGCTCGAGATAAGCTCTCATAAAGCAGAGGAAATCTATGAGGAAaatttagatgagaaaactaaagaaatcagCAACCTAACCCAGTTGATTGATGAGTTTAGGAAAAATGCCGAAAATACCAACAGTGCATTCACTGCTTTGTCTGAAGAAAGAGACCAACTTCTCTCTCAAGTGAAGGAACTTAGTGTGGTAACGGAACTGAGGGCTCAGGTACAACAACTGGAAGTGAGCCTTGCAGAAGCAGAAAGGCAAAGAAGACTTGACTATGAAAGTCAAACGACTCATCACAACTTGCTTACTGAACAGATCCACAGTCTCAGCATAGAAGCCAAATCTAAAGATGTGAAGATTGAAGTTTTGCAGAATGAACTCGATGGTTTGCAGCTTCAGTTTTCTGAGCAGAGTGCACTGATAAAAAGCCTGCAAAGCCAgctggagaagaaggaaaatgaagttcTTGAAGGCGCAGAATGTGTAAGGAATATATCAAATAAGATGGAAGAACTTTCTCAGGCTCTTTCACAGAAGGAACTTGAAATAGCAAAAATGGATCAACtcttattagagaaaaaaagagatgtggAAACCCTCCGACAAACCATCATAGAGAAGGATCAGCAAGTGACGGAAATCAGCTTCAGTATGACTGAGAAAATGGTTCAGCTTAATGAGGAGAAGTTTTCTCTTGGGATTGAAATTAAGACTCTTAAAGAACAGTTGAACTTATTATCCAGGGCTGAAGAGGCAAAAAAAGAGCAGATAGAAGAAGATAAAGAAGTTGTTTCTGGCCTTAAACAGAATTATGATGAGCTGAACCCAGCAGGGCTCCTAAGTAAAGAAGAACTTCAGCATGAATTAGACCttgtaaagaaagaaagtgaacagagaaagagaaagctccAGGCAGCTCTTATTAACAGAAAGGAACTTCTACAGAGAGTCAGTAGATTAGAAGAGGAATTGGCCAAAGTGAAAGATGAATCTACGAAAGAGATCCCACTCAATgagagtgagaagagagaaatggaagaagacaaagaaagcaaagaagactCAGAAAAATGTGTGACTGCTAAGtgccaagaaatagaaatttctttaaaacagatAATATCTGAGAAAGAGGTGGAGCTAGAGCATGTAAGGAAGGATTTAGAAGAGAAGGTAGCAGCTGAAGAAGAGTTACAGGCTGTGATCAAACAGATGAATCAGAACCTGCAAGAGAAGACAAACAAAATAGATTTGCTGCAAGCAGAAATCATTGAAAACCAAGCAGTTATCCAAAAGTTAACCACAGGTAACAAGGATGTAGGTGATGGAGACTCAGCAGCACCTGTAAAAGAAACAGTGGCCATCAGTCCACCTGGTGTGGGCAGTGGAGAACACTGGAAACCAGAGCTGGAAGAAAAGATGCTggaccttgaaaaagaaaaggagcaacTTCAAAAGAAACTACAGGAGGTGTTAACCTCTCGAAAGGCGATTCTACAGAAggcacaagaaaaagaaagacatcttaGAGAGGAACTAAAGCAACAGAAGGATGATTATAATCACTTACGAGATCAATTtgatgagcagaggaaggaaaatgaggacATCGGAGACCAACTAAGACAACTCCAGATTCAAGTAAAGGAGTCTGTAGACAGAAAACTCCTGAGCATCGACCAGCAGGATCCAGGACCTCCAAATCAAAGTTTAAAAGAACCTTTATTCAAAGCCACAGAGCAGCAACCTACTCAATCTGTTTCAGAATCTGACTCGCTTTCTCCTAGAGATGCAGATGCTCTGCAGAGCAGTACTTCTGTTGTCCAGATTAAGAACCAGCTGAAAGAGATAGAGGCCCAGAAAGAGGAGTTGGAATTGAAGATTAGTTCTGTGACAAGTGAGCTCACTAAAAAATCAGAAGAGGTATTTCAGTTACAAGAGCAGATAAATAAACAGGATTTGGAAATCCGGAGCCTGAAGACAGCATCCCATGAGGCTGAAACCCATGCAGAAAGCCTGAGGCAGAAGTTGGAAAGCAGTCAGCTAGAAATTGCTGGATTAGAACATTTAAGAGAATTACAGCCTGAACTAGATGAATTGCAGAAACTCCtaagcaaaaaggaagaagaagttAGATACCTTTCTGGACAGCTTAGTGAGAAAGAAGAGGCGCTTATGAAAGTACAGACAGAGATAATGGAACAAGAGGATTTAATCAAGGCTCTCCATACACAGCTGGAAATGCAAGCCAAAGAACATGATGAGAAGATAAAGCAGTTGCAGGTGGAACTTTGTGAAATGAAGCAAAAACCAGAGGAGACTGGGGAAGAAAGTAAAGCAAAGCAACAAATACAGAGGAAACTGCAAGCTGCTCTTATTTCCCGAAAAGAagcactaaaagaaaacaaaagtctccAAGAGGAATTGTCTTTGGCCAGAGAAACCATTGAACATCTCACTAAGTCTCTGGCAGATGTGGAAAGCCAAGTTTCtgctcaaaataaagaaaaagatacattCTTAGGAAAGTTAGCTCTTcttcaggaagaaagagacaagctcattacagaaatggacagatcttTAATGGAAAATCAAAGTCTCAATGGCTCTTGTGAAAGTCTGAAATTAGCTCTGGAGGATCTTACTGAAGACAAGAAAAACTTAGTGAAGGAAATTGAATCTTTGAAATGTTCTAAGATTGCAGAAAGCGCTGAGTGGCAAGAGAAACACAAAGAGTTACAAAAGGAGTATGAAATCCTTCTGCAGTCGTATGAGAATGTTAGTAATGAGGCAGAAAGGATTCAGCATGTCGTGGAAACTGTGAGGCAAGAGAAGCAAGAACTGTATGGCAAGTTGAGAAGCACAGAAGCAAacaagaaagaggcagaaaagcaaTTACAGGAAGCTGAACGGGAaatggaggaaatgaaagaaaagatgagaaagttTGCTAAATCTAAACAACAGAAAATCCTAGAATTGGAAGAAGAGAATGACCGGCTTAGAGCAGAGGTACATTCTGGAGGAGGTACATCGAATGATGATGTGGAAGCACTTCTTTCTTCCAATTCCAACTTGAAAGAAGAACTGGAAAGGGTCAAAACAGAGTATAAAACCCTTTCTAAGGAGTTTGAGGCTTTAATGACTGAGAAGGACTCTCTATGTGAAGAGGTTCGAGATTTAAAGCATCAGGTTGAAGGTACTGTATCCAAACAAGGTAGCCTGGAGGCCACTGAGAAACCTGATAACCAAAGGGATATCTTTGAAGGGACAACACAGTCtgtcccaggtgattctaatgaaCAAAGCTCTCTGAACATGAGCACAAGGACTGAATATTCAGAATCTGTTCCATCTGAGAACAGTGCCAAGAAGCCTGATGAAAATGAGAATGTCAGTTCAAATGATGAAATTAATAACTGCCTGCAGCAGATTGATCAGCTCAAAGAAAAAATTGCTGAAttagaggaagagaagcagaaagaaagagaatttaacCAGACTTTAGAAAATGAGAGAAGTACCTTACAGAGTCAAATATCAGCAAAGGATGATGAACTAAAAATACTTCAGgaagaaataaccaaaataaaccTATCAAATCAGCAAATGCAAGAAGAACTTGCCAGAGTTACCAAGCTAAAGGAgacagcagaagaagagaaagatgatTTGGAAGAAAGGCTTATGAATCAATTAGCAGAACTTAATGGAAGCATTGGCAATTACTATCAGGATGTTACAGATGCCCAAATAAAAAATGAGCTACTGGAATCCGAAATGCAGAACCTTAAAAAGTGTGTGAGTGAattggaagaagaaaagcagcagTTAGTCAAGGAGAAAACTAAGGTGGAATCAGAAATACGAAAggaatatttggagaaaatacaAGGTGCTCAGAAGGAACCTGGCAATAAAAGCCATGCAAAGGAACTTCAAGagctgttaaaagaaaaacaacaagaagTAAAGCAGCTGCAGAAGGACTGCATCAGGTATCAAGAGAAAATTAGTGCTCTGGAGAGAACTGTAAAGGCCCTAGAATTTGTTCAAACAGAGTCCCAAAAAGATTTGGAAATAACCAAAGAAAATCTGGCTCAAGCCAATGAACACCGCAAGAAGGCAGAAACAGAATTGGCTAGCTTCAAAGTACTGCTAGATGACACTCAAAGTGAAGCAGCAAGGGTCCTAGCAGATAATCTCAAGTTGAAAAAGGAACTTCAGTCCAACAAAGAATCAGTTAAAagccaaatgaaacaaaaagatgaagaTCTGGAGCGGAGACTGGAGCAGGTAGAAGAGAAACACCTGAAAGAGAAGAAGAACATGCAAGAGAAACTGGATGCTTTGCGTAGAGAGAAAGTCCACTTGGAAGAGACATTTGGAGAGGTTCAGATTACTCTGAACAAGAAAGACAAGGAAGTTAAGCAACTTCAGGAAAACCTTGATAGTACTGTGGCCCAGCTTGCAGCTTTCACTAAGAGCATGTCTTCCCTCCAGGATGATCGGGACAGGGTGATAGATGAAGCCAAGAAGTGGGAGAGGAAGTTCAGTGATGCTattcaaacaaaagaagaagaaattagacTCAAAGAGGAGAATTGCAGTGTTCTAAAGGATCAGCTTAGGCAGATGTCCATCCACATGGAAGAATTGAAGATCAACATTTCCAG gcTTGAACATGATAAGCAAATTTGGGAGTCCAAGGCCCAGACAGAGGTCCAGCTTCAACAAAAGGTCTGTGATACTCTGCAAGGGGAAAACAAAGAACTTTTGTCCCAGCTAGAAGAGACTCGGCATCTGTACCACAGTTCTCAGAATGAATTAGCTAAGTTGGAATCAGAACTTAAGATTCTCAGAGACCAGTCGACTGATTTAAataattctttagaaaaatgtaaggaaaagaaagagaatttggaAGGGATCATAAAGCAGCAAGAGGCTGACATCCAGAATTGTAAGTTCAGTTATGAACAGCTAGAGACTGATCTTCAGGCCTCCAGACAACTGACTAGTAGGCTGCATGAAGAAATAAGCATGAAGGAGCAGAAGATTATAAGCCTGCTTTCTGCCAAGGAACAGGCAATCCAAGTAGCTGTTGCTGAACTACATCAGcaacataataaagaaattaaagaattggAAAACCTGTTgtcccaggaggaagaggagaatatTGTCTTAGAAGAGGAGAACAAAAAAGCTGTTGACAAAACCAACCAGCTTATGGAAACACTGAAAACCATCAAGAAGGAAAACTTGCAGCAGAAGGCCCAGTTGAATTCCTTCGTTAAATCCATGTCTTCTCTCCAGGATGACCGAGACCGCATAGTAGGCGACTACCAACAGCTGGAAGAGCGACATCTCTCTGTCATCTTGGAAAAAGATCAACTCATCCAAGAAGCTGCTGCTGAGAATAACAAGCTTAAAGAAGAAATTCGATGCTTGAGAAGTCATATGGATGATCTCAATTCTGAGAATGCCAAATTAGATGCAGAACTGATCCAGTATAGAGAAGACCTGAACCAAGTGATATCAAGAAAGGACTGCCAGCAAAAACAACTACTTGAAGCCCAACTTCAGCAGAATAAGGAGCTAAAAAGTGAATGTGCTAAATTGGAAGGAAAGCTGAAGGAGTCTGAGGAAGCAAAGGAGGATCTGCGGAGGTCCTCACTTGCTCTAGAGGAGGAGAAACAAAGTTTGTCTAGAGAGATTGAGAGCTTGAATGCATCTATATCTCAACTAAAGAAACAGTTGACAGCCTTGCAAGAAGAAGGAACTTTAGGGATATTTCAGGcccaattaaaagtaaaagaagaagaagtacaGAAGTTAAGTACTACCCTTTCCTCCTCTCAGAAGAGAATTACAGAACTGGAAAAGGAGTTGATTTGTGTTCAGAAGGAAGCTGCCAAGAAAGTGGGTGAAATTGAAGATAAACTGAAGAAAGAATTAAAGCATCTTCACCATGATGCCGGGATAATGcgaaatgaaacagaaactgcAGAAGAGAGAGTGGCAGAGCTAGCAAGAGATCTAGTGGAGATGGAACAGAAATTACTCATggtcaccaaagaaaataaagatctcaCAGCACAAATCCAGTCTTTCGGAAGGTCTATGAACTCCCTACAAAATAGCAGGGATCATGCCAATGAGGAGCTTGATGAACTGAGAAGGAAATACGAGGCCAGTCTCGAGGAGCTGGCACAGCTGAGAGAAGAACAGGGCCTCTTAAGCAGGGAGAGAGATGCTCTTGTTTCTAAAGCTGCCCTTTCAGCGAACTCCACTGAGGATAGCAGCTTGCCTCACcttgagaaacttaaccaacAGCTTTTGTCCAAAGATGAGCAACTGCTTCACTTGTCCTCACAACTAGAAGATTCTTACAGTCAAGTGCAGTCCTTTTCCAAGGCTATGGCCAGTCTACAGAATGAGAGAGATCACCTGTTGAATGAACTGCAGAAATTCCGCAAGTTGGAGGAGGGGAAGCAGAGGTCTGCGGCCCAGCCTGTGACCAGCCTAGCTGAAGTCCAGAGTTTAAAAAAAGCTATGTCATCACTCCAAAATGACAGAGACCGACTA